The following proteins are encoded in a genomic region of Stegostoma tigrinum isolate sSteTig4 chromosome 10, sSteTig4.hap1, whole genome shotgun sequence:
- the si:ch211-10a23.2 gene encoding galectin-related protein A-like → MADNDNSSSTKPFVGEIKSGLKPSMKMSITGMVHSHPNSFVLSLIGNPSEPDTDVGLEVTINFRDRSVIRNAKVSGKWGKEEKNIPYFPFTPMQHFKMEILCEHQQFRVQVDGQRLFDFAHRIQQLQKLTALKITGDVRLTKVV, encoded by the exons ATGGCGGATAACGACAACTCATCATCT ACAAAGCCCTTTGTCGGGGAGATCAAAAGTGGGTTGAAACCGTCCATGAAGATGAGTATCACAGGGATGGTTCATTCACACCCCAACAG CTTTGTATTAAGTCTCATTGGCAACCCTTCAGAACCAGATACAGATGTGGGCCTTGAAGTGACTATTAACTTCCGGGATCGCTCAGTTATACGGAATGCCAAAGTTTCAGGCAAATGGGGGAAAGAAGAGAAAAACATACCGTATTTCCCTTTCACACCAATGCAGcacttcaag ATGGAAATCCTATGTGAACACCAGCAGTTCCGCGTTCAAGTGGATGGACAACGGCTATTTGATTTTGCGCATCGCATCCAACAACTACAAAAACTAACTGCTTTAAAAATTACAGGCGACGTTCGACTGACAAAAGTAGTTTAA